TTTTCTTTAACAAGAAAATCTCTTGCTATAACCTCCTCTTGAGTATAGGGACTAAGACTGTATATGCCAGGCAGATCAATTAGATCAATTAATATATCGTCCATCCTTAGAGAAGCTGTCTTCTTTTCAACAGTAACCCCAGGCCAGTTACCCAC
This DNA window, taken from Thermodesulfovibrionales bacterium, encodes the following:
- a CDS encoding 50S ribosome-binding GTPase; the encoded protein is MKTIKVAVAGNPNSGKSTLINAIAGTSLQVGNWPGVTVEKKTASLRMDDILIDLIDLPGIYSLSPYTQEEVIARDFLVKE